The DNA region CAACTCGATCAGGAAAGCTATTTAGCAGTATCGATTAATGCCGGATTGCGAAATTATACTGCAAATTATTCTATATTGGATGCCACAGACCCTACTTTCAGGAATGATGTAAGGGAGACAAAACCTAACATTGGATTTGGTATAATGTACTATACCGACTGGTATTACCTTGGACTTTCAGTACCCGAGCTCTCTGTGACTAGTCTGGGGACGGCTTCTGTACAGAATGCCAGTAATTTCAGAAACCATTATTATTTCTCGGGCGCATTGCTTACCGATATCAATGAGGATATAAAATTTAAACCGGCAACGCTGATCTCCTATGCAAAAGGCGTACCCATGACTGCTGACATATCCGGTACTTTTTATATGAAAGGAGCAATAGGCCTTGGCATAAATTACCGCACTGATAAGGAGATGTCGGGAATCATGAGCATAAATATAAGGGGATTCCATGTCGGATATGGTTATCAGTTTGGAACGTCGTCAACTAACCTTGGCGGATTTAATAACGCAACTCATGAAGTATCTCTGAGTTATCGTTTTGGCAAAGGTGCAATGGATTCAAAGCTCCTGTGATTTATGGTTCAGATATCCGGCCGATTGAAACCAGTTCCCGGGAATGTTATTCCGGGAACCGGCAGTCGTAACCTTTCTGAAATCAATAAGGCGATGATTTTATAAAATAAGATCTGTTATGCGGTTATTGATCTTCAATCCCCAAAACAACTGATGAGCCTCGAATAAGCTCTATCCCCATATTTGAGGGTCAATTAGCTATTTGTATCCCTCTTTTGACCTGATTATAGCCCTTTACTATCTTTTGTTGACCGGATATTTGAAATATAAACCAATTAATTGTTTTGCCTTTGCGGCTCTTTAAACCTTCTGTTCAGGTCTGTAAGGAAGAGTTTAGAAATCATATGTTGTAATGCCCTAATATTAAAGTAAGATGAAAGAAAAAACAGGAGCGGAAAGTGATACCAGGGGATCCGGTAAAACTAAAATTGACTTAAGGAATCCGTTAACAGATGGTTTGGGAAAAAACAGTACCAGAATGCTGGCAGTATTGGTGGAGGATATTTCTGACCCTTATTTTTCCGCTGTCGCCAGAGTAATGGAAGAAAAGGCTTACGAATATGACTGTAAAATATTATTTGGAAGTACAGAAAATAACCTGGAACGTACCGATCAGCTGATCCGATTATACAAGTCTCGTGGTGTGGATGGATACGTTATTGCCCCGCCCCCGGGAGCCGATGCTATTATAGGCAAGATAATGTCTGAAGGATATCCGGTTGTATTATTTGACCGGGTCCTTCCCATCAGCAATGTGAATGCGGTTATCACTGATAATTTATCAATATGTTATAAAGCAGTTAAGCACCTCATTGACAACGGCTACCGGAACATTGCTTTTTTTACATTAGAATCTGGTCAGAGCCAAATGCTTGAACGTCTGAGAGGGTATTGCCAGGCTGTAAATGAAAACGAATTGCCGCAAATAGTCAAAAAGGTAATGTATCATGATATAAAGGAGAATGTCATTACAGAAATGGAAGGCTTTCTAAAGAATAATCCCGCTATTGACGCTTTGTTTTTTGCGACGAATCATATTGCTTATAATGGATTGGCTGCTATCAGGAATTTAAATTTAAAAGTAAACGAAGATGTAGCCTTGCTCGCATTTGATGACGTTCAGCTGTTTAATCTGTTTTCGCCGCCGATCAGCGCTATAGCACAGCCTGTGAAACAGATCGGACTGCAGAGCATGGAATTGATCACCCAACTGTTTTCCCAAAAAGACCAAGGCATCAAAACAACGGGGAAAGTTATCGTTATTCCCGCCAAGCTGATTATCAGGACTTCTACAAAGTCCAAGGGAGCAATTGAAACAGCACATTTATCCATCATCAATCAAATGACATCCTTCCCAGTGAATTAACTTCTTATAAACAATGCCGAGCCGGGTAATGGAAGTCCCATCGGCAAAAAAATATTGGTTAGCGTACTTACTGCGATTTGAATAAAGCGTCAATCGTTAATAAGGATGTCTCTCACAGCTGATTCATACATATACCAACATATATACACCATATCAATCGAAAGGAGATGCGTTCAATGCGCATTATCACTATTAATAAATCAATGAGTTATAAATTAATCAGGCGGGTTTTGCTTTTTTTGTTTTTGCCGTGCACCGTTTCGGCGCAGTTAAATGAATGGGAAAACCCGGAAAAATATGAATGGAATAAAGAAAAACCACATACCGATTTTATGCTTTATGAACATCAGGCAGACATTCAATCCGATGATTTTTCCAGGTCACCGTGGTATCAGTCTCTCAACGGGACCTGGAAGTTTAAATATGCCGGGAAAGTGGCTGATCGTCCTTTGAATTTCTATCGCTCAGATTATCCGGATTCTGATTGGGCTAATATACCGGTGCCCTCCAATTGGGAAATGAAGGGGTTTGGAACGCCGGTTTACTCAAATATCGTTTATCCGTTTACGGATGGCCCGCCCAATCCGCCTTTTGTAGATAATAAAAATAACCCCGTTGGTACCTACCGGCGAAGTTTTACCATTCCGTCATCCTGGAAGAATATGGAAATATTGCTGCATTTCGGGTCAATAACAGGTTACGCGCAGGTTTATCTTAACGGGAAAAAAGTGGGGATGACCAAGGCTTCGAAATCCCCAGCTGAATTTGACATTACCGGAGCCCTGAAAGAGGGTGAAAATAACCTTGCAGTGCAGGTTGTCAGATGGCATGACGGAAGTTTCATGGAAGACCAAGACTTCTGGCGGTTGACCGGAATTGAACGCGATGTGTTTCTTCAGGCCTATCCCAGGACATCTGTTTGGGATTTTTGGTTAAAGTCTGACCTCGACGATAAATACCAGAACGGAAAGTTTAGCGCGACAGTAGATATCCGAAGATTCCAAAAGAGTGATTTGGCGAGCGTAAAGCTCAATCTTTCCCTGACTGATCCGAACGGGCGGTTGTGCTTCAGTCAGGATAGGAGTATCCGTATTGAAAACGATACACTTTCAGCAGTTAGCTTTTCCAGAACGGTCAAGAACGTCATTAAATGGAACAGTGAACAACCGAATCTTTATAATTGCATACTTACACTGACGGGGCCGGCAGGGGAGAACCTGGGAGTTTGTTCATATCCTGTCGGCTTCCGAAAGGTAGAGATCAAAAACTCCCGGTTGCTTGTTAACGGCCAGGTCATTTACATCAAAGGCGTAAACCGCCATGAGCATAACGATACGGTGGGCCATGTGCCGGTAAAAGATGTTATGCTCAGAGATATCCGCATGATGAAAGAGCTTAACATCAATGCCGTCAGGACATCTCACTATCCTAATGATCCTTTATGGTATAAATTATGTGACAAATTTGGTATTTACCTGGTAGATGAGGCCAATATTGAAACCCATGGAATGGGGTCTGTTCCTTATTTTAAGGATACGACCAATCACCCCGCTTATTTGCCAAAATGGTACGCTGCGCATACAGATCGTATCAACCGCCTGGTTCAACGAGATAAAAACCATCCTTCCGTGATCATCTGGAGCCTTGGAAATGAGTGCGGCAACGGCAAAGTGTTTCATGATGAGTACCGGAGGCTCAAAACATGGGATCCGTCGAGGCCGGTTCAGTTCGAACAGGCTTGGGAAGACTGGAATACTGATATAGTTTGCCATATGTACCCGAACATGGCCAATATGAAAAGTTATGCGGCTTCCGGGAAGAAAAGGCCTTATATCATGTGTGAATATTCGCATGGACAAGGCAACAGCAATGGTAATTTTAAAGAGTACTGGGATTTGATCTATAACAGTCCGAACCTACAGGGCGGATTTATATGGGATTGGATAGACCAGGGTTTCAAAATCAAAGACCCGGACGGACGGGTCTATTGGACCTATAACGGCAAGATGGGCAGTTATGTCTGGCCATACGATGAGAATGGAACGAGTGATGGTATCATTTCCGCAAACGGAGAGCCCGATCCGGCAGCGATTGAAATCAAAAAGATTTATCAGTACATTGAATTTAGCGATGTTGATATAAGGCATGGCCATATTACAGTTAAGAATATGTATGATTTTACGGATTTGAAAGATTTTGATTTTAAGTGGGAACTAACCAGGAACGGGGATAAGGTGCGGGAAGGTTATTTTACGGTTAACCTGATGCCCCGTAATATAAAGGAGATCAGACTCGATCTTCCTTCGATTACCGGTGAAGTGGCTTCTGATGAATATTATGTAAATGTATATGCGTATTCAAAAAAGGAGAAGAACCTCCTTCCTGCACATTCAGAAGTTGCAAAGGAACAATTTGCTGTTAACCCTGATGCCTACTTTATTAAAAAATCTGAAAAACAAGGGAAGTTACAGGTAAGTCAAAACGCTCACCTGGTATCTTTTAGCTCGGGAGCGGTCAGCGGAGAATTCGATCTCCTTAAAGGCGAGTTTTTAAGCTATCGGCTGGGTGATGAACGGATTTTTAAAAAATTCCCGGAACCTTTTTTTTGGCGCGCCCCGGTTGACAATGATTTTGGCAATGAAATGCAAACGAAAATGAGTGTTTGGCGAACGGCAAACATCAACCGGAAAGTAATAAAAACAGCAATTGGTAAGCAGGACTCATCAGGATTATCAATACATGTTGAAATGGAGCTGACCGACATACACGTACCTTATACCCTGGATTATCTGATCCGTAATGATGGAGCGATCGTGGTTAATGCGGCTATGGATATGAGATCAGAACAGTTACCGGAATTGCCGAGGTTCGGGATGCGGATGGTTCTCCCCGAGGGAGTGGACAGCCTCCGGTATTATGGCAGGGGCCCGACAGAGAATTATATTGACCGGAATACGGCTTCGTTCGTGGGCAATTACTCGGACAATGTCACCAATCAATATTACTGGGGATATCTCCGCCCTCAGGAAAGTGGTAACAAAACCGATGTCCGTTGGCTTGAATTGACAGACCACCATGGTAAAGGATTGAAAATAGAAGGCTTGCAGCCATTGGGTTTCAGTGCATTGCATATTATGGCTGAAGACCTCGATCCCGGTTTAACAAAAAAAATGCAGCATACTATTGATGTTCTTCCCCGAAAAGATGTTTATTTAACTGTTGATCTCAAACAGCGCGGCGTTGGCGGCGATAACAGCTGGGGCATGCTGCCGCATAACCAATATCGGCTTCTTGATCACCAGTATCATTACGGTTACGTAATCAGTCCTGTTCGGTAAATTGCTTTTGTAAGCCTGTGAATTAAAGCACCTGATGAATAAATTATTAAAGATCTCAAATAGAATCTGACATGAAGCAACAAACCATTTGTTTAGTGAAATCGCCTGGGATCAAAAAAGAGTTGTTTTCACTTGCACGGCGGAGGTTATTGTTATCAGCGCTATTGCTGGTCATAGGCAAAAGTACATATGCCGCGGTCTGGCAATGGTCTGTTTTGGTGAAAAATGCTAAAAATAACAATGGGCTTTCCCGCGCCTGGCTGTGGATACCACCGAACTGTAAAATGATAAAAGCAGTGGTTTTTGCCCAGCATAACATGGAAGAACAATCCATTCTGGAAGATACTGGATTCAGGAAGAAGCTGGGGGAAATGGGGATTGCCGAGGTATGGGTCAGCCCAGCCTATGATCTGATGTTTCATTTTAATGAGAGGGCCGGTGAAACATTTGACAGCATAATGAACGATCTGGCGGATGTATCCGGCTATGATGAGCTGCGTTTTGCACCGGTAGCCCCGATGGGACACAGTGCGGCTGCCAGTGCGCCTTATTATATGGCTGCCTGGAATCCGGGCAGGATCCTGGCCTGTATCTCCGTCAGTGGTCAGTGGCCCTATTTCCGTGGGGAGCCGTTCGCGCCGGATATCTGGGGAACCCGAAACATTAATTATGTGCCCTGCCTGGAAACCATGGGCGAGTATGAAGCTGCTGCAACGTGGTCAACTGAGGGGCTTAGGGAGCGTCAGGCTCATCCCGCATTGCCTTTAAGTATGTTATCTTGCCCCGGAGAGTTCCATTTTGCGATGTCTGAAAGTAAAGCAATTTACATTGCGCTGTATCTGAAAAAGGCGCTTCAATACCGCTTGCCGAAAAATTATAACGGGCGGCAAGCCCCAAGGTTGATTCCGGTTGATCCGGAAAAAACGGGCTGGCTGGCTGATAAATGGCGATTCGATTTACCTCCCACTGCAGATCCTGCCCCGGTCGGTCAATTCAAGGGCGATCTGAGGGAGGCATTCTGGTACTTTGACCGGGAAATAGCCGAAGTTACTGCTGCTTACGAGTCTAAATATCGTCAGCAAAACCCTCAGTTAATCGGTTATGTACAGGATGGAAAAATATTGGAACAACGTAATGTTCATCAGCAGTTTGATATCAAATTTGCACCTGAGCCGGATGGGATTACATTTAAAGTACGCACGGCATTTTACGATACTGTTCCGGGAGGAAGTCCGAGGCCTGCCGTTTGGGCAAATGCACCGGTAGGTGCCCATATCGGTCATGCAATTGAAAAGGACATATCTGTGAATAGAATAGCGGGTCCGTTTATTAAAATTAATGACAGTACTTTCCAGATTCACCCGCAAATGGGCTACGAACAGCTTCCGCGTGGTTATGAGCTTTGGTTTTCCGCCAGTCATCCCGGCGATGGCAGCTATAAGCCGGCCGTGCAGCAGGGGCGAATGACTGTACCTCCGAGGAACATGGCAGGGAAAGAGCAACATATCACGTTCGCTGCAATCCCGGATCAGCATCCCGGTAAAAAAGATATTAAACTTACGGCTACCTCAGATGCGAATGTCCCCGTTAGTTTCTATATCCGGGAGGGGCCCGCAGAGATCATGAACGGGTGTATTAACCTGACCGCTATCCCTCCGAAATCAAAATTTCCGGTAAGGGTAACGGTTATAGCCTGGCAATATGGTAACATAAATGAGCCGGCGCTTCAAACAGCTCCTCCTGTCGAACGTACGTTCATGATTATAAAATAGTATTCGTTCGCGATGGGAATGCTTGGAACTAATTGTAAAAGTTGTTTTTTCAAGGCATGTAATACGAGAACACAGATTGCTTTTATTTGACTGCCATGGAAGTTCTTTTATTTTAAAATATTCCGTTGACGGTTCACGGGGAACATAACATCATTGATCGATAGTAGTATAAGGTGAAGGAATTGCGGCACGTCGTCTCCAGTACCCTTCCGGAATGACTTGTTTATGATAACAACGCGAAACTAATCACCATGGCCGCGTCTGATCTGGCTGAAAGTAGTTTCCATATTTTTTAATGATGAAATACCCACTAACTATCACATTAATTTTTTGGTTTGGCGTTTGCGTCACTGCGTCTGGCCAAATCAAGTACCGTCTGATCGCTAATGCTATAAAACGCTCCGGGGCGGCAAAGAAAGGTGGAGCTTCGCACGTTGTGGATGTGCTGGTTATTCCGAACGCATAACAAAACTTTACCTCGACGTTGCATCCCGGGCAATGATGTAGAATCAATCACTGCCGAGGTTAGCTTATGAGCGACATTATTGACACAGCATTTAGATGATGAGGAATTATTGAGTAGGCGGGCGAACGAGTGACCCCATTGAAATTTGTACGGAAATACAAAATTAAGTGTATAATACCAAAATGACTGGCAACTATGGCCAAACAAAAAAAGTCATGTTAGACTCTCAAATGCTGCATGCAAGAACCGGGAAGTCGAAAATCTATTTTCAATTTCTCCGGGAACTCTTACGAACGACGATTTCAGATTCAATGATTTCAGTTTTAGTACCAATTGCTTCACCATTTGTCAGGCTCGCAAAAAAAAGTTCGGCTGCGTGTTTCCCCAGTTGTTTACTGTGCTGATCAATGGTGGAAATTGATGGCTTTACGAAATTGGAGTATTCTTCATTTGCATACCCAAAAATCCCTAACGATGCAGGTACATTTATTTTTAAAGCTTCAGCTGCATCGAGTACACCGATAGCCAACAGGTCTGCTACCGCAAAAAAAGCATCCGGCGGGTCATTTGAAGTCAAAAGCTGAGTTGCATACCTGAAGCCATCCTCCATTAATAGATTGCTCTCTATTATGTAGTTGTATGGAATAGAAATCTGGGCTTCGTCCATAGCTTTCAAAAAACCAATTTTTCGATCATGAAAAACCCGGACATGATCTGGACCGCCCAAAAAAGCGATACGTTTGTAATCTTGTCCAATAAGGTGTTTGACAGCTTTATAAGTGCTTTCCAGATTATCATTCGTTACCTTTAGGCAATCATAATTATCTGTACATCGATCAAATTGAATGAATGCAATGTTGTTGCGCTTGATTTCGTCAAAATGCGTTGTTGCCCGTGTTTCTTTGCTAATAGATATGAGTATGCAATCAACATTTTGATGGATTAACGTTTCAACCCCCTGGCGTTCCCGCTCAAACGTCTCATGTGATTGGTAAATTACAAGGCTGTAATTGTTTTCCCAGCATGCCTCCTCTATACCTGCAATTGCTTCTGAAAAAAAACTTTGATTTATTTTAGGTACGATCACACCCATTGTTCGGGAGTGACCTCTCCTTAAGTTAGCCGCCTGTGAATTATGTTTGTAATTTAACTCAGTAGCTTTTTTTTTTACCTTTTCTTTTACCTTATCACTTATAGAAGGGTGGTTATTTAAAGCTTTTGAGACATACGAAACGGAAATACTTAGCGCTTCTGCTAAGTCATAAATCGTTGTTCTTTTGTCGTTCATCGATAATCTTTGTATCTGGGCAATTCACCTTGTATAACAAATCCTACGTTTAAGTTTTAATTTAAAAAGACCCATTTAACGGATAAAGATATTAAATAAAGCGATATAGTTATCGACCACTTGTTTTAACCGCATTTTTGATCGATTTAGACAGTAGCTAAAATTTACGGTGTTTCTGATGTAAAGGCTATATAATAAGATAGTTATGAAATCGATTGACTTTTATTTTGTAAAATTTTTATTGTTGATAATCAATTAATTATGTTTTAATGTAACATTTTTATCACATTTTTTTTCAATCGATTGAAAAAAAATATACATTTGAAAATAGATTGATTTCCAATCCTATTTTAAACCATTTTAAACCATTTTCAAGATGAACAAATTTTTACCATTTGGAAGAGGTGTTGGCCTTAACACCCCCGATGCTAAATTGCAGGGAATTATGCATCGGCTCTGTTTTATTGTATGTTTCTTGCTGTTCGGACTATCGTCGTTCGCGCAGCAAAAGGTAACAGGAAAGGTCATGTCTGGTGATTCGATAATTGTCGGCGCAAGTATTCGCGTAAAGGGCGCTGCGAACGGAACGCAAACTGATGCATCCGGAAAGTTTGTGCTGGATGCTCCTTCGAATGCAACACTAGTTGTGAGTTACATTGGTTACCAAAATGCAGAAGTCTCTCTAAAAGGGAGAACATTCGTAACCATTCAGCTTCAGCAATCGTTATCGCAAATTAAGGAGTTGGTTGTAGTAGGATATTCTACCCAAAGCAAACACAAAATGACAAGTGCGGTAGCCACGGTATCCGGCGAAGCATTAAACAGGCGTGTGGGTACAGATCCTACATCGCTCTTGCAAGGTCAATTGCCCGGTCTGCAAGTAACGCAAGGATCTGGAGAGCCTGGTGCTGAAAATGTCGAGCTAAGAATTCGCGGGGTCGGAACGTTTAGCGGCGCGGGCAACGCTCCATTAGTTATAGTTGACGGGCTTCCGGGAAGTATTGATGTCATCAATCCTAATGATATCGAGTCTGTGACTTTACTGAAAGATGCAGCTTCAGCTGCGATTTACGGTTCTCGTGGCGCAAATGGCGTTATCGTAATTAAAACAAAACGCGGTAAGAACGGCCCAGCATCTGTTCAGTATAGTTATAACTATGGCATCGCCAATGCTACAAAACTGCCTGACATAATTACTAATTCCGCAGAATTCATGAGATTGTCTAACGAGGCAAATGTCAACTCGGGCCGGCAGCCACTGTACACGCAAGCTCAAATCGATCTATACGCAAATGCTACAGACCGGGTTAAATATCCAAATCATAATTGGCTGAATGATGTATTTAAACCAGCGCATGTGCAAAACCACTATTTGTCAGTTAATGGCGGAAGCGATGAAAGCAATTACAATATCGGATTAGGATATACGAACCAGCCAGGCACCATGATCGGTTTTGATTATAATAAATACACAATTGATCTTGGACTTTCGACCAAGGTCAACAAAAGAATCACAATCGGTACTAATTTACAGGGGAGATATGGTTACAAAGTAAATCCAAGGCAAGGCGCTCAGGATCAATTTCTATCTACACTGGCGCAGTCACCGTTATATCCTCCGCAAGCATCTAATGGTGATTGGATTAAAAGGGCCTACCCAAATGAACAGGGCAACAAGAACCCTGTGGCGATAGTTGGCGAGGATGTACGGAATAGAAATAATGATTATTATTTCCAGGGAAATATATTCTTAAATGTTGACATCATACCGGGACTTGCTTGGGAAAATAAAGCTGGAGGAAATTATGACACTTTCAATAATAATGACTTCAGGCCGGTTATCCCAATGTATTACTATAACGACATGAGTTCGGCAGGATACCTGGATGTTGGCACGCCCGGTCTTTATGTTAACAGAGGGGATAATTCTTACTTGTCTTATTATAGCCAACTCAATTTTAAAAAGCAATTTGGTAAGCATAATATATCTGCACTTGGTGGCTTTCAACAAGAGGTTAATAAATATGGTTATCTATCAGCATGGAGACAGAAATTTACAACGAATTTATTAAGAGAACTTGATGCGGGGCCTACAGATGGCATGAACAACAGCGGTACATCCTCCAAATGGGCTATCAGATCTTTTTATGGAAATCTAAATTACGATTATAACGATAAGTACCTCTTTGGCTCAAGCGTTCGTTATGACGGTACTTCACGCCTTCCTGCTAATTCTCGATGGGGCCTGTTTTATTCGTTCTCAGCAGCATGGCGATTGTCAGCCGAAGAATTTATGAAACCGCTGACCTGGATAAATGATCTAAAAATAAGGGGTTCATGGGGCCAGCTTGGTAATCAGAATATAGGAACTTACCCTTATCAGGCTTCGCTCGATAACAGAAGCTATGCGTTTAATGGTGCAGTAACGCCCGGATATTCGGCAAGCACACTTGTAGATCCAAGTTTGACATGGGAGACTACACGGGTATTCGATTTAGGTATCGATCTTACCGCATTCAATAATAAGTTAACATTTACAGCAGATTGGTTCAATAAATATACTTTCAATATCCTGCGCTCATCGCAAATACCACTTTGGGTCGGATTGAATGCACCAACGATTAATGACGGCGCATTGCGTAATAAAGGTGTTGAGCTTGCCATTCAATATCGTGATAAGATAAATCAGGATTGGAGCTTTTCTGTTGGAGGCAATTTTCAATCATATAGAAATAAACTCGAGAAATATGGTGCGACAGAAATAGGCTATAATACAATCAGGCAGGAAGGTCACGCATTAGACGACTACTATATGTACGTATGGGACGGCATTTTCCAAAGCCAACAGGAGATTGACAATTCACCGAAACAGCCTGTAACGCCAACCCCAGGGGACTTAAAATTTAAGGATGTAAATGGTGATGGTGTGATTAACGACAAAGACCGTACCTATGTTGGAGGTAAGTATCCGTCCTTCCAGTATACCGGCAATATTGGATTAACATGGAGGAAATTTGATATGAACGCCATGTTCTATGGATCAGTGGGCCAGAAGATTTATGTGAACGGCTGGGGTATTGAGCCGTTTAGGCAAGGATCAGTTCCAACGAAAGACTGGGAAAACAGGTGGACCCCAACTAACCATACCAATACAATGCCCAAAATTTATATAGCCGATGGATATGCACCTGTTCAGAATTATCCATCAACCTATTTCCTAAAGAACGCGTCTTTCTTCAGATTGAAAAGTCTTCAGATCGGATATAGTTTGCCAAAGGAATTGGC from Mucilaginibacter sp. SJ includes:
- a CDS encoding PorP/SprF family type IX secretion system membrane protein; this encodes MKKSDHNNKKRFAVIYLLLLFAVTGNKVAAQQKAFNYTQYMDNLTPFNPAYSLLDKAGSINALVRKQWVGIDGAPVSYLINGNLPIESINGAAGLIVFDDQIAIERQTELNAYFAKGIQLDQESYLAVSINAGLRNYTANYSILDATDPTFRNDVRETKPNIGFGIMYYTDWYYLGLSVPELSVTSLGTASVQNASNFRNHYYFSGALLTDINEDIKFKPATLISYAKGVPMTADISGTFYMKGAIGLGINYRTDKEMSGIMSINIRGFHVGYGYQFGTSSTNLGGFNNATHEVSLSYRFGKGAMDSKLL
- a CDS encoding substrate-binding domain-containing protein, which codes for MKEKTGAESDTRGSGKTKIDLRNPLTDGLGKNSTRMLAVLVEDISDPYFSAVARVMEEKAYEYDCKILFGSTENNLERTDQLIRLYKSRGVDGYVIAPPPGADAIIGKIMSEGYPVVLFDRVLPISNVNAVITDNLSICYKAVKHLIDNGYRNIAFFTLESGQSQMLERLRGYCQAVNENELPQIVKKVMYHDIKENVITEMEGFLKNNPAIDALFFATNHIAYNGLAAIRNLNLKVNEDVALLAFDDVQLFNLFSPPISAIAQPVKQIGLQSMELITQLFSQKDQGIKTTGKVIVIPAKLIIRTSTKSKGAIETAHLSIINQMTSFPVN
- a CDS encoding glycoside hydrolase family 2 TIM barrel-domain containing protein: MSYKLIRRVLLFLFLPCTVSAQLNEWENPEKYEWNKEKPHTDFMLYEHQADIQSDDFSRSPWYQSLNGTWKFKYAGKVADRPLNFYRSDYPDSDWANIPVPSNWEMKGFGTPVYSNIVYPFTDGPPNPPFVDNKNNPVGTYRRSFTIPSSWKNMEILLHFGSITGYAQVYLNGKKVGMTKASKSPAEFDITGALKEGENNLAVQVVRWHDGSFMEDQDFWRLTGIERDVFLQAYPRTSVWDFWLKSDLDDKYQNGKFSATVDIRRFQKSDLASVKLNLSLTDPNGRLCFSQDRSIRIENDTLSAVSFSRTVKNVIKWNSEQPNLYNCILTLTGPAGENLGVCSYPVGFRKVEIKNSRLLVNGQVIYIKGVNRHEHNDTVGHVPVKDVMLRDIRMMKELNINAVRTSHYPNDPLWYKLCDKFGIYLVDEANIETHGMGSVPYFKDTTNHPAYLPKWYAAHTDRINRLVQRDKNHPSVIIWSLGNECGNGKVFHDEYRRLKTWDPSRPVQFEQAWEDWNTDIVCHMYPNMANMKSYAASGKKRPYIMCEYSHGQGNSNGNFKEYWDLIYNSPNLQGGFIWDWIDQGFKIKDPDGRVYWTYNGKMGSYVWPYDENGTSDGIISANGEPDPAAIEIKKIYQYIEFSDVDIRHGHITVKNMYDFTDLKDFDFKWELTRNGDKVREGYFTVNLMPRNIKEIRLDLPSITGEVASDEYYVNVYAYSKKEKNLLPAHSEVAKEQFAVNPDAYFIKKSEKQGKLQVSQNAHLVSFSSGAVSGEFDLLKGEFLSYRLGDERIFKKFPEPFFWRAPVDNDFGNEMQTKMSVWRTANINRKVIKTAIGKQDSSGLSIHVEMELTDIHVPYTLDYLIRNDGAIVVNAAMDMRSEQLPELPRFGMRMVLPEGVDSLRYYGRGPTENYIDRNTASFVGNYSDNVTNQYYWGYLRPQESGNKTDVRWLELTDHHGKGLKIEGLQPLGFSALHIMAEDLDPGLTKKMQHTIDVLPRKDVYLTVDLKQRGVGGDNSWGMLPHNQYRLLDHQYHYGYVISPVR
- a CDS encoding LacI family DNA-binding transcriptional regulator, producing MNDKRTTIYDLAEALSISVSYVSKALNNHPSISDKVKEKVKKKATELNYKHNSQAANLRRGHSRTMGVIVPKINQSFFSEAIAGIEEACWENNYSLVIYQSHETFERERQGVETLIHQNVDCILISISKETRATTHFDEIKRNNIAFIQFDRCTDNYDCLKVTNDNLESTYKAVKHLIGQDYKRIAFLGGPDHVRVFHDRKIGFLKAMDEAQISIPYNYIIESNLLMEDGFRYATQLLTSNDPPDAFFAVADLLAIGVLDAAEALKINVPASLGIFGYANEEYSNFVKPSISTIDQHSKQLGKHAAELFFASLTNGEAIGTKTEIIESEIVVRKSSRRN
- a CDS encoding SusC/RagA family TonB-linked outer membrane protein; translation: MNKFLPFGRGVGLNTPDAKLQGIMHRLCFIVCFLLFGLSSFAQQKVTGKVMSGDSIIVGASIRVKGAANGTQTDASGKFVLDAPSNATLVVSYIGYQNAEVSLKGRTFVTIQLQQSLSQIKELVVVGYSTQSKHKMTSAVATVSGEALNRRVGTDPTSLLQGQLPGLQVTQGSGEPGAENVELRIRGVGTFSGAGNAPLVIVDGLPGSIDVINPNDIESVTLLKDAASAAIYGSRGANGVIVIKTKRGKNGPASVQYSYNYGIANATKLPDIITNSAEFMRLSNEANVNSGRQPLYTQAQIDLYANATDRVKYPNHNWLNDVFKPAHVQNHYLSVNGGSDESNYNIGLGYTNQPGTMIGFDYNKYTIDLGLSTKVNKRITIGTNLQGRYGYKVNPRQGAQDQFLSTLAQSPLYPPQASNGDWIKRAYPNEQGNKNPVAIVGEDVRNRNNDYYFQGNIFLNVDIIPGLAWENKAGGNYDTFNNNDFRPVIPMYYYNDMSSAGYLDVGTPGLYVNRGDNSYLSYYSQLNFKKQFGKHNISALGGFQQEVNKYGYLSAWRQKFTTNLLRELDAGPTDGMNNSGTSSKWAIRSFYGNLNYDYNDKYLFGSSVRYDGTSRLPANSRWGLFYSFSAAWRLSAEEFMKPLTWINDLKIRGSWGQLGNQNIGTYPYQASLDNRSYAFNGAVTPGYSASTLVDPSLTWETTRVFDLGIDLTAFNNKLTFTADWFNKYTFNILRSSQIPLWVGLNAPTINDGALRNKGVELAIQYRDKINQDWSFSVGGNFQSYRNKLEKYGATEIGYNTIRQEGHALDDYYMYVWDGIFQSQQEIDNSPKQPVTPTPGDLKFKDVNGDGVINDKDRTYVGGKYPSFQYTGNIGLTWRKFDMNAMFYGSVGQKIYVNGWGIEPFRQGSVPTKDWENRWTPTNHTNTMPKIYIADGYAPVQNYPSTYFLKNASFFRLKSLQIGYSLPKELANKITMKSARIYFSADNVFTVSKFPGLDPERVGDGNYVTYPQNRIFTLGASVQF